The genome window GGAGCACCGGCCAGAGCAGCAGAGCCGGACATCGCAACTGAAATCTGGTACAACTTTCTGGACGATACGCTGCAGGAAGCGATCCTGAAGCTCTCTGTCTCAGGCGACAGCCTGGTCTGCGACAGCCTCACCAATGGCGGTGGCCCTTCTTATACGGTCAGGCTTGAAGACGGAGCAAAGGAAAACTCCGTCACAGGCGACTGCCTGGAACCTAACGACGATTACCTGGTCGCCTTCACTCTGGTCAATGGATTACCCCTGACAGGCCTGTCTATCTCTCCGGCCAGTGATGCGGACTGGTTCGGATTCACGATTGACAGGGATTCAAGCATTACCGTGGAAACGAGCGGCGACGGAGGCGACACCTGGCTGGGGCTTTATGATGCGGATCAGGTCAAGCTGGCCGGGAATGACGACTATGGGAGCGGTTATTACTCCATGATCAGCCTGAAAAACTTGAGCGCAGGCACATATTATGTGCGTGTGGGCGGACCTAACATTTGCGGATACAATATTCTCTATACCGCTGCTGAAGCAGTGGGGCAGAATACGCTGCCCTGCATAAGCCTTGTGTCAGCAGCCGGAAATTCGGGCGACATTTCTCTGAATTACAGGCTGCTGGATAATGGTGATATTTGCAACCTTACAGTACAGTATTCGCTGGACAATGGAAGCTACTGGAACAAATGCACAGCCAAATCCGGAACTGCAGTCACTGAACTGAGCTCAACTCCGGCAGGCACGGATCACTCCTTTATCTGGGATTCCTGCACGGATTTTCAGGTCAATGCTGCAGCCGTGCTTTTGAGACTGAAAGCGAATGACGGGCTAAGCGACGGATTTTATGCTCAATACGACCTGGGCGCAGTGAATAATGCACCGCAGTCTGCCCTGAGTATCAGCGGCAATGTGGTAGGGGCAGACCCCTGTGTCTGCCCGAAAGTCAGCCTATGGCAGCGCAGTAAAAAGCTCCTGGAAACAAATACTGACAGCAGCGGAGTGTATGGTTTCAGCGGAGTCGGTGCCGGCACATACAGGCTGATCGCTTACTGTGACGGTTATTATCCTGGAACCAGAGAAGCAAATCTCATTGACTCACTCTCAGACCAGGACATCATTCTGACTGAAATCCCGGCATACAGTCTCAGCAATCTCGCGATGTTCGTATACGGCAGCCTGTCTCTAGATCATGACAGCGACGGTATTGCAGAACCTGCCGTACCCGGCGATGTAGTAACTGCCCTGGATTCTGACGGATTAATCTGCGGAAAATTCACAGTTACTGAATCAGGCAGATACGGGAACCTGACAATTTACGGCGACAGCGCCCTGACTGAAAGTATCGATGAAGGATGCCTGCCTGAAGAGCCTGTCACTTTCCTGGTGAATGGAGTGCAAGTATGCCGGACAGCCACGTTCACTCCGAACCAGTTTCTGAGACTCGATCTGGGAGAGAGTGCGGAAAAGGGAGGAGCCATCCAGCTGAAAACCGGCTGGAATCTGATCTCACTCGGAGTGCAGCCAACCCTTCAGACTGTGGACGAACTCTTCGCGTCGATTCCTGAGATGCGGTATGTGCTGGGCTTTTTCAGAAGTCCGGATGACACTGGATCAGAAGGTTTCCGTACATATATGAACTTTGATAATCTGCGGCAGTTCTCCACCCTGAAAACAATGGACGGATATCACGGTTACTGGGTTTACATGACTGCTGATGCAGCTCTCAATGTGGCAGGATCAGCTGTCCAGGCAGGCACGGAAAGACAACTCGGATCAGGCTGGAACCTGGCAGGTTACTGGAAAAATGAGGATAAAGCCTTGCCCTACAGCCTTGATCAGACAGGCACAGTGATCGACTCCATTTTCAATGCAAATCCCAGTCTGCCAGGAGGCAAGGTAAAATACATTATGGGTTTCTATCGCGATGCTGTTGACGGGAACGAGGGGTTCCGCACCTTCCTGAACACCCCTGCCATGGATTTCAGCACCCTGAAGAAGCTGCACATATATCACGGTTACTGGATCTACATGGATGGAGATGGGGAGCTGGATTATGATTATGTCCCCTGATCGGGAATACAGCGTAGTCTACTTTACTCTTGCCCCTGCTGCATATAGTGAGTATACTTTAAATAGATTTCATGCAGGGGGAAAGAATGAGAAATTTCAAGACCTGTGTTTTACTTTTTCTGTTCCTGATTCTGGGTACGCTCCAGGCCAAAAACACCAGGATCCTGGCAGATGACGGGGGAAACCTCTCCAACAACGATGCCTATATCTGGAAAGACAAGATGGGAGCTTCCGGCTATGACTGCGAGTCGCTCACTGAGAACGGCGGCATCCAGAAATCCATGTTCAATCCGGACAAAGCGGTTGATTTTTTATATTTTACAGGCCATGGAAATGAAGGCCTGGTAGCTTTTTCCGGCGATATGTTCACACACGACGAATTCAACGGCACAAATGTCAAGCACGTGATCTGGGCTTCCTGCCTGACAGTTCAGAGAGACATCTGGAAACACTGCTTCGGCAAAGGATTGAAAACAGTCAACGGATACTTCATGGAATCATTCGATGGACCTGACGATGATGTGGCTTCGATTTATGCTAAAGCTGTCAGCGGACTGTCAGTGGACGCTGACCCCAAGGAATTTGCCTCTGCCTGGAAAAAAGCTAATGTGGAATGTAACGGAGGTCTGGATGACCGCTGGTGTGTGCAGACTGCTGACGCATATTACTCAGCTGACGGAGATTCCCCCAGATTTTACCAGTTCGTGGAAAACGACTTTCAAAAGTCCAGACAGTCTCCTGCGTTTCCGGCCTATCAAGCCATGGTTAACCATTACCTGGCCCTGCCTGCCAACACACCAGCCAAATTGAAGAACGCGATTCTGAAATCAGACATTAATGCAATCAACAATGCGGTGAAAAATGGTGTGCTGACCAAGGAAGAGGGCGAGCAGCTGATCAAGCAGCTTAACGGTAATAACCCGAATCCTAACCCTAACCCTGGTCCCAATCCCAATCCTAATCCGAATCCGAACCCAAACCCAGGACCGAATCCAAACCCCAACCCAAACCCTAACCCGGCACCCAATCCCAATCCAGGTCCGAATCCAAACCCGAATCCAGCTCCCAATCCCGGCCCAGCTCCTAATCCCAATCCTTATCCTCCGAACCCCAGCCCAAGTCCCTCGCCTTACATTCCTCCGATCCCTGATATTATTCCACCCTGGCCGGGACCGGATGACGATTACTGTCCTACTGACCCTGAAGTCAGTGACAGCAGCGTCCGCCAGTTTGAAAAAATCGACAAACCGACATTCCTCAATCCAAAGGTCAGCTATTCTTTCACCACAGTCAGGGGAGGTTCAAGTCTTCCCGGACTCGCCGCTTCGCCGGACGATACACTCGTTTCAAAGTGCAATTCAAGAGGGCTTTTTTGTTCTGAACAATGGCCGTCAGGCCGTGTGCTGCTCGACACTGCAGACAGCGAAGATACTTTGTGCGCAAATTCCAGGGCATTCTACGGCCAGGTCCTGGATTTCATCGCCAGAAATGGCGGTCTCCCTTCTGACGCGGTTCTCTCGCAGATCATTCCCATTTCCAGATTTGATGCTTCAGGCAAGCATATAATCAATTACCTGTTCAAATTCACCCGCCTTCATGATGGCGTGGAAATTTCAGGCAGAGGTGGAGATGGGATCAGTGTCCTGATGGGTAATCATGGCGTAATTTCATACAGTTATCTCTGGAGAAAACTCAAGAACCTACCTGACTCCAAGGCCAATACCGCTCTCCTCAACCCGGTGAAAGCATTGGCACTGGCAGCAGACTCCATCGCAGCCTCCATTAAAGGTGCGATCAAGATCAATATCGACCATTGTTCTCTGGGCTACAATTCTCCCCCATATTCCACAGAGGGCGAGCAGGTGCTTGAACCCTGTTATCACTTCACGACCAGCGCCGGATACACTTTCAACGTGCAGGCAGTGACCGGCAAACTGCTGAAGTGATTTAGACAGACAGGACAAAAGGAGTCTCTACTGAGGCTCCTTTTTTATTATCATTCTAAAATTTCCCTTATCTTTCAGGATTTGATAGAATTTTCCAATGGAAGTCATCAGAACCGAAAAACTGGTCAAAATCTATGACATGGGAAAGGTCAAGGTCGAAGCCCTGAAAGGCGTGGATATTCTGATCAATAAAGGAGAAATGGTCGCCATCATGGGAAAATCCGGTTCCGGTAAGACTACCCTGCTGGATATCCTGGGACTGCTTTCCACGCCGACTTCCGGCACATATATCCTGAACAACCAGAATGTGAGTTCGCTCTCAGACGAAGAAATGGCAGGAGTCAGAAACCGGGAGATAGGTTTCGTTTTCCAGACTTTCAACCTGCTGCCCCGGGTAAGTGCGGCCGGGAATGTGGAACTGCCTCTCATTTACAGCAATGTGGCAGTGAGGGAGCGTAGAGAACGTGCATTGGAAGCATTATCGCATGTAGGGTTATCGGAACGGGGAACCCATCTTCCTGCTGAATTGTCAGGCGGGCAGCGCCAGCGGGTGGCGATCGCCCGTGCGCTGATCAATAATCCCGCGATCATACTGGCAGACGAGCCTACTGGTAATCTTGACACGAAATCCAGCTATGAAATCATGGAAATCCTCAAGGGCCTGCACGAAAAGGGCAATACAATCATCCTGGTCACACACGAGCATGACATCGCGGCTTACGCGCAGAGAACGATTTTCCTCAGGGATGGAATGGTGGTTGAGGGCTTCTAAGATTCATTTCCGTCAACTGTCCAACCAGAATGGAAGAATCAGGATCATGCAGTTCCGCCCTTTGCAATACAGCGATGTCACTATCAGAAGCATAACAATAAAGACAGCCATGCCTGCAGGTGTTATAGGATCCGATATCCCTGCTCTGAGCGCACCCGCACTCCGGCCGCTGATGCTTGTCCTTGCGAAATTCAAGTGCTTTGCCTGAGAGTCTTTGGATGAGTTCACCATCAATGCAACTGGTGTGTCCGATGCCGAGTTCAGACAGGTCGATTTTTTCACTGCAGGTCTCAATTTTCAGGCCTGATTGCCGGGCTGTCCGGGAAAATCCGGAAGCCAGGCGCTGTGCCGACTTGTCAGCGATCTCAGCCAGACCAAGATTTTTCGAATTGCGTTCAGTCTTTTTATACAGGTCGATAAAACTGATTATGCATTTCTCTGTGAAAGGAGAAAGCTCCGCAGCCAGAAATTCGAATTTTTCTGCATGATATGATTCGTCAATTTCTCTTGAAACCAGAATCGGATCATAGCGCCAGATCACTCTTTTCCGGCCGATGCGGCCTGAAAGGTCTTTGAAGACCTGAATCAGTTTGGATTTTTCCGGCAGATTCCGCTCGATCTTTGAATCGTATGGAGTCAGTGTGAACTGAAAGTAAAAAGGGATTTCAAGTGATTCGATGAAATCAAGATGCCTGAAAAAGGGGAGAGGATTTTTCGTCCAGAAGACGATGCAGTCGACCGAGTCTCTCGTCAATCTGACTTCGCTGATCCGGTGGATTGAGATCGGATTCCGGACATGAGCGAATCCTGCCTTCAGGCGGTTGACAAACCAGTCGCCGTAAAAAGCGGGAATGTCTGTCCTTCTGCTGGCGCTGATGATCATAGGCACCTCAACAGTCAAGAATCCGGTCGATAAAACCAGGATACAAGACAAGGAGGGAAAAATGAACAAGAAAGGACCGCTGATCTTGCTTTTATAGGATTAACTGCGGATTATAAGGGAGGGTTTGCTGGAATGTGTTATCATGTAATAACACTTGGAGGAAATAATCGATGAGAATCATTTTAATCCTGCTGACCTTTCTATTTTTAATGCCTGCCCTTGGATCCGCTCAGGCTGATGAAATCACCAACAAGCTTTGCCCTGTGATGGAGGGAAATCCGGTAGATCCCAACATTTTCGTCGATTATCAGGGCAAGCGGGTTTATCTTTGCTGCGAAATCTGCAGAGCTGAATTCACCGCTCATCCGGAAAAGTATCTCTCTAAACTGCCTCAATTTCAGAGCAGCACTCTTGAAGCATCGGCTTCAGTTCAACAATCAGAGACCCAGCCCGCAAAAAAAAGACCTCAGATCGGAAAATTGATCCAGCCGCTGGGGCTGGTCACTGCCTTGCTGATGCTGATCGCTGTAATCACAGGCCTCAACATCAGAAAAAGCCCCAAGAAACTGTTCAAACTTCATAAATATCTTGGAATACTTGCACTGATCATCGGTGCGGCACATGGTTTCTTGGTGTTTTTTCTGTCGAAGTAGTAAAAAAGTTTACTGAAATCGAGTAATTTCAAAAAGGATTTTGGAAAATAGTGAAAGGCCCCATTTGGGAATGGGGCCAGGTCGGGAGTAATACTGAGGGTTGGGGGACCCTCTTTGGGGGTTGTGCTACGAAAATATTTTAAGCCTTCAGCTTCACAATCTGATTAACCATTTTACCCTTTTTCTCTTCCTCGAAAATGATTTTGTCTTCGCGGAGAAGCCAGCCTAAGGCCATGGTGCTTTCGTTGCTCGAGAATCCTTTACCTTCCAGATGGCTCTTAATCTTGTTCAGGGTGGCACCATTTTCTTTTTTCAGGGCGGCCCAGATTTCACCAGCTGCAAATCCGACTTTTTCTTTCATGACAATCCTCCGACTTAATTGATAATAAAATAATCAAGCAAAGAGCATGCCAAAACTTGCAAAGGTTATGGTTAGGTCATTTTCAGGGGTTGGACTGTTGATTAATGGGGACAGAGACCCATTGAT of Candidatus Wallbacteria bacterium contains these proteins:
- a CDS encoding DUF1848 domain-containing protein; this translates as MIISASRRTDIPAFYGDWFVNRLKAGFAHVRNPISIHRISEVRLTRDSVDCIVFWTKNPLPFFRHLDFIESLEIPFYFQFTLTPYDSKIERNLPEKSKLIQVFKDLSGRIGRKRVIWRYDPILVSREIDESYHAEKFEFLAAELSPFTEKCIISFIDLYKKTERNSKNLGLAEIADKSAQRLASGFSRTARQSGLKIETCSEKIDLSELGIGHTSCIDGELIQRLSGKALEFRKDKHQRPECGCAQSRDIGSYNTCRHGCLYCYASDSDIAVLQRAELHDPDSSILVGQLTEMNLRSPQPPFHP
- a CDS encoding winged helix-turn-helix domain-containing protein, whose amino-acid sequence is MKEKVGFAAGEIWAALKKENGATLNKIKSHLEGKGFSSNESTMALGWLLREDKIIFEEEKKGKMVNQIVKLKA
- a CDS encoding pre-peptidase C-terminal domain-containing protein, whose amino-acid sequence is GNILGLGSVAIDISPYWPGNNYVINGWAIGNVDHDSSLEVVLLCRHKYYFPAMICVYEADATLICRHWNPGHLYSILLHDINTDGIKEILAAGVNSLQRDDGISVPIVMALAIGPAFGGAPARAAEPDIATEIWYNFLDDTLQEAILKLSVSGDSLVCDSLTNGGGPSYTVRLEDGAKENSVTGDCLEPNDDYLVAFTLVNGLPLTGLSISPASDADWFGFTIDRDSSITVETSGDGGDTWLGLYDADQVKLAGNDDYGSGYYSMISLKNLSAGTYYVRVGGPNICGYNILYTAAEAVGQNTLPCISLVSAAGNSGDISLNYRLLDNGDICNLTVQYSLDNGSYWNKCTAKSGTAVTELSSTPAGTDHSFIWDSCTDFQVNAAAVLLRLKANDGLSDGFYAQYDLGAVNNAPQSALSISGNVVGADPCVCPKVSLWQRSKKLLETNTDSSGVYGFSGVGAGTYRLIAYCDGYYPGTREANLIDSLSDQDIILTEIPAYSLSNLAMFVYGSLSLDHDSDGIAEPAVPGDVVTALDSDGLICGKFTVTESGRYGNLTIYGDSALTESIDEGCLPEEPVTFLVNGVQVCRTATFTPNQFLRLDLGESAEKGGAIQLKTGWNLISLGVQPTLQTVDELFASIPEMRYVLGFFRSPDDTGSEGFRTYMNFDNLRQFSTLKTMDGYHGYWVYMTADAALNVAGSAVQAGTERQLGSGWNLAGYWKNEDKALPYSLDQTGTVIDSIFNANPSLPGGKVKYIMGFYRDAVDGNEGFRTFLNTPAMDFSTLKKLHIYHGYWIYMDGDGELDYDYVP
- a CDS encoding ABC transporter ATP-binding protein, with amino-acid sequence MEVIRTEKLVKIYDMGKVKVEALKGVDILINKGEMVAIMGKSGSGKTTLLDILGLLSTPTSGTYILNNQNVSSLSDEEMAGVRNREIGFVFQTFNLLPRVSAAGNVELPLIYSNVAVRERRERALEALSHVGLSERGTHLPAELSGGQRQRVAIARALINNPAIILADEPTGNLDTKSSYEIMEILKGLHEKGNTIILVTHEHDIAAYAQRTIFLRDGMVVEGF